Proteins encoded together in one Xenopus laevis strain J_2021 chromosome 6L, Xenopus_laevis_v10.1, whole genome shotgun sequence window:
- the LOC108704633 gene encoding anion exchange protein 2 isoform X3 encodes MPCPHLAMNRSEVSSEIHEIVSSAIQSPASEGASLPPQHYEDEGDVIQALEIERFEEILQEIHPRSPTELGKSYSEEDFQYHRQSSHHIHHPLSCHLPPEPSSKDGRKHKKRRRGKKQASAPGENTGTIQEGEEDEDEENTEGDKTPEEGTDTGNIQFFLVDESKTDSNTTLTPTTITQGKINEDGSCSGQTKARSGSVPCGDGVSAPRHSHRPPPTHRSYSLTERRRIGSMTHPEENHYHQVPTDPTEAETLASADLDYMKSHRFEDLPAVRRHLVRKNKGQVVHINKEHRERQPHRKSVTLQPHEVFVELNELVLDKHQELQWKETARWIKFEEDVEAETDQWGKPHVASLSFRSLLELRRTLSHGAVLLDLDQRTLPGIAHQVVEQMIISDQIKAEDRANVLRALLLKHSHPSDEKDSSFSRNISAASLGSLLGHHSTNHVSQHSEPNLTDPLMGGDPGDQETKIDIERERESIPSLPSIQRSKSKHELKLLEKIPENAEASVVLVGCVEFLEQPTMAFVRLQEAVELDCVLEVSIPVRFLFVLLGPSTSNLDYHEIGRSISTLMSDKLFHEAAYLADDRQDLLNAINEFLDCSVVLPPSEVMGEELLRSVVLFQREMLRRRQGQEKKVLEEPGDIQDKALLKKIAADSGGDDPLRRTGKPFGGLIRDIQRRYPKYVSDFRDALDAQCMAAVIFIYFAALSPAITFGGLLGEKTEGLIGVSELIISTCLQGVIFCLLGAQPLLIVGFSGPLLVFEEAFYTFCSANGMEYLVGRVWIGFWLVAIVVSMVACEGSFLVRFVSRFTQEIFSILISLIFIYETFYKLFKVFQEHPLTNCRLHNLTDPLNVTENLLHNGTELIGPTNVTGQPNTALLSLVLMAGTFFIAFFLRKLKNSNFFPGRVRRVIGDFGVPIAILIMVLVDFSITDTYTQKLSVPSGVKVTSPEKRGWVINPLGSQEPFPVWMMFASVLPAVLVFILIFMETQITTLIISKKERMLVKGSGFHLDLLLIVTMGGISALFGLPWLAATTVRSVTHANALTVMSKAVAPGDKPKIQEVKEQRVTGLLVAILVGLSIVIGDVLRKIPLAVLFGIFLYMGVTSLNGIQFYERLQLLLKPPKHHPDVMYIKKVRTLRMHLFTAIQLVCLAILWVVMSTAASLAFPFILILTVPLRLFILRRIFTEREMKCLDADEVQPIFDEQEGVDEYNEMPMPV; translated from the exons CCAGCATCGGAAGGTGCCTCGTTGCCCCCCCAGCATTATGAGGATGAAGGCGATGTGATCCAGGCACTTGAGATTGAAAGATTTGAGGAGATTTTGCAGGAGATCCACCCCAGGAGCCCCACAGAGCTGGGCAAAAGCTACAGTGAGGAGGACTTCCAGT ATCACCGCCAGTCTTCCCATCACATACACCACCCATTGTCCTGCCACCTTCCTCCTGAGCCTAGTAGCAAGGATGGACGCAAACACAAGAAGCGGCGGAGAGGCAAGAAGCAGGCATCTGCCCCCGGAGAAAACACTGGAACTATCCAGGAGGGAGAGGAAGATGAAGATGAGGAGAACACAGAGGGAGATAAAACTCCAGAAGAAGGCACAGACACGGGGAACATACAG TTCTTCCTGGTGGATGAGAGTAAGACTGACAGCAACACAACCCTGACACCGACCACAATTACCCAGGGCAAAATAAATGAGGATGGAAGTTGTTCAGG ACAAACAAAAGCGAGATCTGGCAGTGTCCCTTGTGGGGATGGAGTTAGTGCTCCCCGCCACTCTCACCGACCACCCCCCACCCACCGTAGCTACAGTCTAACAGAGCGTCGCCGGATCGGCAGCATGACCCACCCCGAGGAGAACCATTACCACCAAGTGCCAACTGATCCAACAGAAGCAGAGACTTTGGCATCCGCAGACCTGGACTACATGAAGA GTCACCGATTTGAGGACCTTCCCGCTGTCCGTAGACATCTTGTACGCAAAAACAAAGGGCAAGTAGTCCATATCAATAAAGAGCATCGTGAGAGACAACCCCATCGGAAAAGCGTGACACTTCAGCCTCATGAG GTGTTTGTGGAGCTCAATGAGCTGGTCTTGGACAAGCACCAGGAGCTGCAATGGAAGGAGACAGCTCGATGGATAAAATTTGAGGAAGATGTAGAAGCAGAAACTGACCAATGGGGAAAGCCCCACGTGGCCTCTCTCAGCTTCCGTAGCCTGTTAGAACTCAGGCGGACATTGTCGCATG GTGCTGTCCTGTTGGATCTGGATCAAAGAACTCTCCCAGGAATAGCTCATCAAGTGGTGGAACAAATGATCATCAGTGACCAAATCAAGGCTGAAGACCGAGCCAATGTACTGAGAGCTCTTCTCCTTAAACACAG CCACCCCAGCGATGAGAAAGACTCTTCCTTTTCCCGTAATATCTCTGCGGCCAGTCTTGGCTCCCTTCTTGGACACCACAGTACAAATCATGTTTCCCAGCACAGTGAGCCCAACCTGACCGACCCCCTAATGGGGGGAGATCCTGGTGATCAGGAGACCAAGATAGACATTGAGCGAGAG AGAGAGTCCATCCCTTCCCTCCCCTCTATCCAACGCTCAAAGTCTAAACACGAGCTGAAGCTGCTAGAGAAGATTCCGGAGAATGCCGAGGCCAGTGTGGTACTAGTGG GCTGCGTGGAGTTTCTGGAGCAGCCCACAATGGCGTTTGTTAGATTGCAGGAGGCGGTTGAGCTGGACTGTGTGTTGGAGGTTTCTATTCCTGTGCGGTTCCTGTTTGTCCTCCTCGGACCAAGTACCTCAAATCTGGATTATCATGAGATTGGCCGATCCATATCAACACTGATGTCCGACAAG CTATTCCATGAGGCTGCCTACCTTGCTGATGACCGCCAGGACCTTCTCAATGCCATCAATGAGTTCCTGGACTGCAGTGTTGTGCTGCCTCCTTCTGAGGTTATGGGGGAGGAGCTTCTGCGCTCGGTGGTCCTGTTCCAGAGGGAGATGCTGAGGAGGCGGCAGGGGCAAGAGAAGAAGGTTTTGGAGGAACCCGGAGACATCCAGGACAAAG CTCTTCTAAAGAAAATTGCAGCAGACAGTGGAGGAGACGACCCCCTGCGCAGGACAGGGAAACCTTTTGGGGGGCTTATTCGTGATATCCAGCGGCGGTACCCCAAATATGTCAGTGATTTCCGGGATGCGCTGGATGCGCAGTGTATGGCTGCCGTCATCTTCATTTACTTTGCTGCTCTCTCTCCTGCCATCACGTTCGGCGGTCTCCTCG GTGAGAAGACAGAGGGTCTCATTGGAGTCTCGGAGTTGATAATCAGCACATGTTTGCAGGGGGTTATATTTTGCCTGTTGGGGGCTCAGCCGCTGCTGATCGTAGGGTTTTCGGGGCCACTGCTGGTATTTGAAGAAGCTTTTTACACG TTCTGCTCAGCTAACGGCATGGAGTACCTGGTGGGGCGAGTGTGGATTGGCTTCTGGCTGGTGGCCATTGTGGTCAGTATGGTGGCCTGCGAGGGAAGCTTCCTGGTTCGTTTTGTCTCTCGATTCACCCAAGAAATCTTCTCAATTCTCATCTCCCTCATCTTCATCTATGAGACCTTCTATAAACTCTTCAAG GTCTTCCAGGAGCACCCCCTCACCAACTGCCGCCTCCACAACTTGACTGACCCACTAAATGTAACCGAGAACCTTCTTCACAATGGAACGGAACTGATTGGCCCCACTAATGTGACTGGGCAACCAAACACCGCCCTCCTGTCTCTCGTGCTCATGGCCGGGACCTTCTTCATCGCATTTTTCCTGCGCAAACTCAAGAACAGTAATTTTTTCCCAGGCAGG GTGCGCCGAGTCATTGGAGATTTTGGAGTTCCCATTGCCATTCTCATTATGGTACTTGTGGATTTCAGCATCACTGACACCTACACTCAG AAATTAAGTGTCCCCAGTGGCGTCAAGGTGACGTCACCGGAGAAACGAGGTTGGGTGATCAACCCTCTAGGCTCCCAGGAGCCATTCCCAGTCTGGATGATGTTTGCCAGTGTCCTACCTGCAGTGCTTGTCTTCATCCTCATCTTCATGGAGACCCAGATCACCAC GCTGATTATCAGTAAGAAGGAGCGAATGCTGGTGAAGGGATCGGGTTTTCACTTGGATTTGCTACTGATTGTCACAATGGGTGGGATCAGCGCTCTCTTTGGGTTGCCATGGTTGGCCGCCACCACTGTCCGTTCAGTGACCCACGCCAATGCTCTGACTGTTATGAGTAAAGCCGTGGCCCCTGGGGACAAACCAAAGATCCAGGAGGTGAAAGAGCAAAGAGTCACAGGTCTGCTGGTGGCCATCCTTGTGG GTCTGTCTATAGTGATTGGGGATGTCCTACGAAAGATCCCATTGGCCGTTCTTTTTGGGATCTTTCTATACATGGGAGTCACGTCGTTAAATGGGATCCAGTTCTATGAGAGACTACAACTACTCCTTAAACCTCCCAAGCACCACCCGGACGTGATGTATATAAAGAAG
- the LOC108704633 gene encoding anion exchange protein 2 isoform X2, protein MTQPASEGASLPPQHYEDEGDVIQALEIERFEEILQEIHPRSPTELGKSYSEEDFQYHRQSSHHIHHPLSCHLPPEPSSKDGRKHKKRRRGKKQASAPGENTGTIQEGEEDEDEENTEGDKTPEEGTDTGNIQFFLVDESKTDSNTTLTPTTITQGKINEDGSCSGQTKARSGSVPCGDGVSAPRHSHRPPPTHRSYSLTERRRIGSMTHPEENHYHQVPTDPTEAETLASADLDYMKSHRFEDLPAVRRHLVRKNKGQVVHINKEHRERQPHRKSVTLQPHEVFVELNELVLDKHQELQWKETARWIKFEEDVEAETDQWGKPHVASLSFRSLLELRRTLSHGAVLLDLDQRTLPGIAHQVVEQMIISDQIKAEDRANVLRALLLKHSHPSDEKDSSFSRNISAASLGSLLGHHSTNHVSQHSEPNLTDPLMGGDPGDQETKIDIERERESIPSLPSIQRSKSKHELKLLEKIPENAEASVVLVGCVEFLEQPTMAFVRLQEAVELDCVLEVSIPVRFLFVLLGPSTSNLDYHEIGRSISTLMSDKLFHEAAYLADDRQDLLNAINEFLDCSVVLPPSEVMGEELLRSVVLFQREMLRRRQGQEKKVLEEPGDIQDKALLKKIAADSGGDDPLRRTGKPFGGLIRDIQRRYPKYVSDFRDALDAQCMAAVIFIYFAALSPAITFGGLLGEKTEGLIGVSELIISTCLQGVIFCLLGAQPLLIVGFSGPLLVFEEAFYTFCSANGMEYLVGRVWIGFWLVAIVVSMVACEGSFLVRFVSRFTQEIFSILISLIFIYETFYKLFKVFQEHPLTNCRLHNLTDPLNVTENLLHNGTELIGPTNVTGQPNTALLSLVLMAGTFFIAFFLRKLKNSNFFPGRVRRVIGDFGVPIAILIMVLVDFSITDTYTQKLSVPSGVKVTSPEKRGWVINPLGSQEPFPVWMMFASVLPAVLVFILIFMETQITTLIISKKERMLVKGSGFHLDLLLIVTMGGISALFGLPWLAATTVRSVTHANALTVMSKAVAPGDKPKIQEVKEQRVTGLLVAILVGLSIVIGDVLRKIPLAVLFGIFLYMGVTSLNGIQFYERLQLLLKPPKHHPDVMYIKKVRTLRMHLFTAIQLVCLAILWVVMSTAASLAFPFILILTVPLRLFILRRIFTEREMKCLDADEVQPIFDEQEGVDEYNEMPMPV, encoded by the exons ATGACTCAG CCAGCATCGGAAGGTGCCTCGTTGCCCCCCCAGCATTATGAGGATGAAGGCGATGTGATCCAGGCACTTGAGATTGAAAGATTTGAGGAGATTTTGCAGGAGATCCACCCCAGGAGCCCCACAGAGCTGGGCAAAAGCTACAGTGAGGAGGACTTCCAGT ATCACCGCCAGTCTTCCCATCACATACACCACCCATTGTCCTGCCACCTTCCTCCTGAGCCTAGTAGCAAGGATGGACGCAAACACAAGAAGCGGCGGAGAGGCAAGAAGCAGGCATCTGCCCCCGGAGAAAACACTGGAACTATCCAGGAGGGAGAGGAAGATGAAGATGAGGAGAACACAGAGGGAGATAAAACTCCAGAAGAAGGCACAGACACGGGGAACATACAG TTCTTCCTGGTGGATGAGAGTAAGACTGACAGCAACACAACCCTGACACCGACCACAATTACCCAGGGCAAAATAAATGAGGATGGAAGTTGTTCAGG ACAAACAAAAGCGAGATCTGGCAGTGTCCCTTGTGGGGATGGAGTTAGTGCTCCCCGCCACTCTCACCGACCACCCCCCACCCACCGTAGCTACAGTCTAACAGAGCGTCGCCGGATCGGCAGCATGACCCACCCCGAGGAGAACCATTACCACCAAGTGCCAACTGATCCAACAGAAGCAGAGACTTTGGCATCCGCAGACCTGGACTACATGAAGA GTCACCGATTTGAGGACCTTCCCGCTGTCCGTAGACATCTTGTACGCAAAAACAAAGGGCAAGTAGTCCATATCAATAAAGAGCATCGTGAGAGACAACCCCATCGGAAAAGCGTGACACTTCAGCCTCATGAG GTGTTTGTGGAGCTCAATGAGCTGGTCTTGGACAAGCACCAGGAGCTGCAATGGAAGGAGACAGCTCGATGGATAAAATTTGAGGAAGATGTAGAAGCAGAAACTGACCAATGGGGAAAGCCCCACGTGGCCTCTCTCAGCTTCCGTAGCCTGTTAGAACTCAGGCGGACATTGTCGCATG GTGCTGTCCTGTTGGATCTGGATCAAAGAACTCTCCCAGGAATAGCTCATCAAGTGGTGGAACAAATGATCATCAGTGACCAAATCAAGGCTGAAGACCGAGCCAATGTACTGAGAGCTCTTCTCCTTAAACACAG CCACCCCAGCGATGAGAAAGACTCTTCCTTTTCCCGTAATATCTCTGCGGCCAGTCTTGGCTCCCTTCTTGGACACCACAGTACAAATCATGTTTCCCAGCACAGTGAGCCCAACCTGACCGACCCCCTAATGGGGGGAGATCCTGGTGATCAGGAGACCAAGATAGACATTGAGCGAGAG AGAGAGTCCATCCCTTCCCTCCCCTCTATCCAACGCTCAAAGTCTAAACACGAGCTGAAGCTGCTAGAGAAGATTCCGGAGAATGCCGAGGCCAGTGTGGTACTAGTGG GCTGCGTGGAGTTTCTGGAGCAGCCCACAATGGCGTTTGTTAGATTGCAGGAGGCGGTTGAGCTGGACTGTGTGTTGGAGGTTTCTATTCCTGTGCGGTTCCTGTTTGTCCTCCTCGGACCAAGTACCTCAAATCTGGATTATCATGAGATTGGCCGATCCATATCAACACTGATGTCCGACAAG CTATTCCATGAGGCTGCCTACCTTGCTGATGACCGCCAGGACCTTCTCAATGCCATCAATGAGTTCCTGGACTGCAGTGTTGTGCTGCCTCCTTCTGAGGTTATGGGGGAGGAGCTTCTGCGCTCGGTGGTCCTGTTCCAGAGGGAGATGCTGAGGAGGCGGCAGGGGCAAGAGAAGAAGGTTTTGGAGGAACCCGGAGACATCCAGGACAAAG CTCTTCTAAAGAAAATTGCAGCAGACAGTGGAGGAGACGACCCCCTGCGCAGGACAGGGAAACCTTTTGGGGGGCTTATTCGTGATATCCAGCGGCGGTACCCCAAATATGTCAGTGATTTCCGGGATGCGCTGGATGCGCAGTGTATGGCTGCCGTCATCTTCATTTACTTTGCTGCTCTCTCTCCTGCCATCACGTTCGGCGGTCTCCTCG GTGAGAAGACAGAGGGTCTCATTGGAGTCTCGGAGTTGATAATCAGCACATGTTTGCAGGGGGTTATATTTTGCCTGTTGGGGGCTCAGCCGCTGCTGATCGTAGGGTTTTCGGGGCCACTGCTGGTATTTGAAGAAGCTTTTTACACG TTCTGCTCAGCTAACGGCATGGAGTACCTGGTGGGGCGAGTGTGGATTGGCTTCTGGCTGGTGGCCATTGTGGTCAGTATGGTGGCCTGCGAGGGAAGCTTCCTGGTTCGTTTTGTCTCTCGATTCACCCAAGAAATCTTCTCAATTCTCATCTCCCTCATCTTCATCTATGAGACCTTCTATAAACTCTTCAAG GTCTTCCAGGAGCACCCCCTCACCAACTGCCGCCTCCACAACTTGACTGACCCACTAAATGTAACCGAGAACCTTCTTCACAATGGAACGGAACTGATTGGCCCCACTAATGTGACTGGGCAACCAAACACCGCCCTCCTGTCTCTCGTGCTCATGGCCGGGACCTTCTTCATCGCATTTTTCCTGCGCAAACTCAAGAACAGTAATTTTTTCCCAGGCAGG GTGCGCCGAGTCATTGGAGATTTTGGAGTTCCCATTGCCATTCTCATTATGGTACTTGTGGATTTCAGCATCACTGACACCTACACTCAG AAATTAAGTGTCCCCAGTGGCGTCAAGGTGACGTCACCGGAGAAACGAGGTTGGGTGATCAACCCTCTAGGCTCCCAGGAGCCATTCCCAGTCTGGATGATGTTTGCCAGTGTCCTACCTGCAGTGCTTGTCTTCATCCTCATCTTCATGGAGACCCAGATCACCAC GCTGATTATCAGTAAGAAGGAGCGAATGCTGGTGAAGGGATCGGGTTTTCACTTGGATTTGCTACTGATTGTCACAATGGGTGGGATCAGCGCTCTCTTTGGGTTGCCATGGTTGGCCGCCACCACTGTCCGTTCAGTGACCCACGCCAATGCTCTGACTGTTATGAGTAAAGCCGTGGCCCCTGGGGACAAACCAAAGATCCAGGAGGTGAAAGAGCAAAGAGTCACAGGTCTGCTGGTGGCCATCCTTGTGG GTCTGTCTATAGTGATTGGGGATGTCCTACGAAAGATCCCATTGGCCGTTCTTTTTGGGATCTTTCTATACATGGGAGTCACGTCGTTAAATGGGATCCAGTTCTATGAGAGACTACAACTACTCCTTAAACCTCCCAAGCACCACCCGGACGTGATGTATATAAAGAAG
- the LOC108704633 gene encoding anion exchange protein 2 isoform X4, protein MDFLLLQPASEGASLPPQHYEDEGDVIQALEIERFEEILQEIHPRSPTELGKSYSEEDFQYHRQSSHHIHHPLSCHLPPEPSSKDGRKHKKRRRGKKQASAPGENTGTIQEGEEDEDEENTEGDKTPEEGTDTGNIQFFLVDESKTDSNTTLTPTTITQGKINEDGSCSGQTKARSGSVPCGDGVSAPRHSHRPPPTHRSYSLTERRRIGSMTHPEENHYHQVPTDPTEAETLASADLDYMKSHRFEDLPAVRRHLVRKNKGQVVHINKEHRERQPHRKSVTLQPHEVFVELNELVLDKHQELQWKETARWIKFEEDVEAETDQWGKPHVASLSFRSLLELRRTLSHGAVLLDLDQRTLPGIAHQVVEQMIISDQIKAEDRANVLRALLLKHSHPSDEKDSSFSRNISAASLGSLLGHHSTNHVSQHSEPNLTDPLMGGDPGDQETKIDIERERESIPSLPSIQRSKSKHELKLLEKIPENAEASVVLVGCVEFLEQPTMAFVRLQEAVELDCVLEVSIPVRFLFVLLGPSTSNLDYHEIGRSISTLMSDKLFHEAAYLADDRQDLLNAINEFLDCSVVLPPSEVMGEELLRSVVLFQREMLRRRQGQEKKVLEEPGDIQDKALLKKIAADSGGDDPLRRTGKPFGGLIRDIQRRYPKYVSDFRDALDAQCMAAVIFIYFAALSPAITFGGLLGEKTEGLIGVSELIISTCLQGVIFCLLGAQPLLIVGFSGPLLVFEEAFYTFCSANGMEYLVGRVWIGFWLVAIVVSMVACEGSFLVRFVSRFTQEIFSILISLIFIYETFYKLFKVFQEHPLTNCRLHNLTDPLNVTENLLHNGTELIGPTNVTGQPNTALLSLVLMAGTFFIAFFLRKLKNSNFFPGRVRRVIGDFGVPIAILIMVLVDFSITDTYTQKLSVPSGVKVTSPEKRGWVINPLGSQEPFPVWMMFASVLPAVLVFILIFMETQITTLITSKKKQVLVPLAGNDTGSLLQADYLFFFYLILIF, encoded by the exons CCAGCATCGGAAGGTGCCTCGTTGCCCCCCCAGCATTATGAGGATGAAGGCGATGTGATCCAGGCACTTGAGATTGAAAGATTTGAGGAGATTTTGCAGGAGATCCACCCCAGGAGCCCCACAGAGCTGGGCAAAAGCTACAGTGAGGAGGACTTCCAGT ATCACCGCCAGTCTTCCCATCACATACACCACCCATTGTCCTGCCACCTTCCTCCTGAGCCTAGTAGCAAGGATGGACGCAAACACAAGAAGCGGCGGAGAGGCAAGAAGCAGGCATCTGCCCCCGGAGAAAACACTGGAACTATCCAGGAGGGAGAGGAAGATGAAGATGAGGAGAACACAGAGGGAGATAAAACTCCAGAAGAAGGCACAGACACGGGGAACATACAG TTCTTCCTGGTGGATGAGAGTAAGACTGACAGCAACACAACCCTGACACCGACCACAATTACCCAGGGCAAAATAAATGAGGATGGAAGTTGTTCAGG ACAAACAAAAGCGAGATCTGGCAGTGTCCCTTGTGGGGATGGAGTTAGTGCTCCCCGCCACTCTCACCGACCACCCCCCACCCACCGTAGCTACAGTCTAACAGAGCGTCGCCGGATCGGCAGCATGACCCACCCCGAGGAGAACCATTACCACCAAGTGCCAACTGATCCAACAGAAGCAGAGACTTTGGCATCCGCAGACCTGGACTACATGAAGA GTCACCGATTTGAGGACCTTCCCGCTGTCCGTAGACATCTTGTACGCAAAAACAAAGGGCAAGTAGTCCATATCAATAAAGAGCATCGTGAGAGACAACCCCATCGGAAAAGCGTGACACTTCAGCCTCATGAG GTGTTTGTGGAGCTCAATGAGCTGGTCTTGGACAAGCACCAGGAGCTGCAATGGAAGGAGACAGCTCGATGGATAAAATTTGAGGAAGATGTAGAAGCAGAAACTGACCAATGGGGAAAGCCCCACGTGGCCTCTCTCAGCTTCCGTAGCCTGTTAGAACTCAGGCGGACATTGTCGCATG GTGCTGTCCTGTTGGATCTGGATCAAAGAACTCTCCCAGGAATAGCTCATCAAGTGGTGGAACAAATGATCATCAGTGACCAAATCAAGGCTGAAGACCGAGCCAATGTACTGAGAGCTCTTCTCCTTAAACACAG CCACCCCAGCGATGAGAAAGACTCTTCCTTTTCCCGTAATATCTCTGCGGCCAGTCTTGGCTCCCTTCTTGGACACCACAGTACAAATCATGTTTCCCAGCACAGTGAGCCCAACCTGACCGACCCCCTAATGGGGGGAGATCCTGGTGATCAGGAGACCAAGATAGACATTGAGCGAGAG AGAGAGTCCATCCCTTCCCTCCCCTCTATCCAACGCTCAAAGTCTAAACACGAGCTGAAGCTGCTAGAGAAGATTCCGGAGAATGCCGAGGCCAGTGTGGTACTAGTGG GCTGCGTGGAGTTTCTGGAGCAGCCCACAATGGCGTTTGTTAGATTGCAGGAGGCGGTTGAGCTGGACTGTGTGTTGGAGGTTTCTATTCCTGTGCGGTTCCTGTTTGTCCTCCTCGGACCAAGTACCTCAAATCTGGATTATCATGAGATTGGCCGATCCATATCAACACTGATGTCCGACAAG CTATTCCATGAGGCTGCCTACCTTGCTGATGACCGCCAGGACCTTCTCAATGCCATCAATGAGTTCCTGGACTGCAGTGTTGTGCTGCCTCCTTCTGAGGTTATGGGGGAGGAGCTTCTGCGCTCGGTGGTCCTGTTCCAGAGGGAGATGCTGAGGAGGCGGCAGGGGCAAGAGAAGAAGGTTTTGGAGGAACCCGGAGACATCCAGGACAAAG CTCTTCTAAAGAAAATTGCAGCAGACAGTGGAGGAGACGACCCCCTGCGCAGGACAGGGAAACCTTTTGGGGGGCTTATTCGTGATATCCAGCGGCGGTACCCCAAATATGTCAGTGATTTCCGGGATGCGCTGGATGCGCAGTGTATGGCTGCCGTCATCTTCATTTACTTTGCTGCTCTCTCTCCTGCCATCACGTTCGGCGGTCTCCTCG GTGAGAAGACAGAGGGTCTCATTGGAGTCTCGGAGTTGATAATCAGCACATGTTTGCAGGGGGTTATATTTTGCCTGTTGGGGGCTCAGCCGCTGCTGATCGTAGGGTTTTCGGGGCCACTGCTGGTATTTGAAGAAGCTTTTTACACG TTCTGCTCAGCTAACGGCATGGAGTACCTGGTGGGGCGAGTGTGGATTGGCTTCTGGCTGGTGGCCATTGTGGTCAGTATGGTGGCCTGCGAGGGAAGCTTCCTGGTTCGTTTTGTCTCTCGATTCACCCAAGAAATCTTCTCAATTCTCATCTCCCTCATCTTCATCTATGAGACCTTCTATAAACTCTTCAAG GTCTTCCAGGAGCACCCCCTCACCAACTGCCGCCTCCACAACTTGACTGACCCACTAAATGTAACCGAGAACCTTCTTCACAATGGAACGGAACTGATTGGCCCCACTAATGTGACTGGGCAACCAAACACCGCCCTCCTGTCTCTCGTGCTCATGGCCGGGACCTTCTTCATCGCATTTTTCCTGCGCAAACTCAAGAACAGTAATTTTTTCCCAGGCAGG GTGCGCCGAGTCATTGGAGATTTTGGAGTTCCCATTGCCATTCTCATTATGGTACTTGTGGATTTCAGCATCACTGACACCTACACTCAG AAATTAAGTGTCCCCAGTGGCGTCAAGGTGACGTCACCGGAGAAACGAGGTTGGGTGATCAACCCTCTAGGCTCCCAGGAGCCATTCCCAGTCTGGATGATGTTTGCCAGTGTCCTACCTGCAGTGCTTGTCTTCATCCTCATCTTCATGGAGACCCAGATCACCAC GCTGATTACCAGTAAGAAGAAGCAGGTACTGGTGCCACTTGCTGGTAATGATACTGGTTCCCTGTTACAGGctgattatcttttttttttttatttaatattgattttttaa